The following proteins are encoded in a genomic region of Pyrinomonadaceae bacterium:
- a CDS encoding VWA domain-containing protein, translating into MRVSNLLKRLAIFFTAFCASAISAAAQQPQNQNPDVIRVNTSLVQTDVMVFDKQGKFVDGLKRDQFVLKVDGKPREISFFELVKAGSSSEEAQLAAARGVASNAGAPAPLDRGRLVFFFIDDLHLSEGSMHHARKLLAEFVDREMRQNDQVALISPSGQIGFLQQLTDNKQVLLKAIERMRARPFKSGDYQSPPMSEFQALRIDMRDRDVLDPFVDQVLRDNPLLGRARAEEEVRARASAMLRMAAVGTTNTLASLQWVMEKFRSAPGRKVLFLLSDGFFLDSRNSDSYARLRKVTASAASSAFVIYSIDARGLANLQPDASTPVLFDTSGRMTRGTMGELGASQDVLNALANDTGGRAFFNSNALSVAVTRGLNDASVYYLLAWRPDPNEELNPKQRRLELSVIDRPDLHVRSRNSVGEAPNAAPKKAAAPSGTSRTNEVRKDLQAVMPKSGFPVNLTLNFINSVEKGDVLISSVRLVPATLHFENKAGVPTAAILLTGLVLNDEGKVLDSFDKRLNVRAKSAADTERPPDILYTNYSVLKPGLYQVRVVAADENGGAAGSAWEWIEISDFSAKKLALSSLLVGERKGRSTTNDSTLPDANADPLLAQVGLNVARRFASSSYLRFVTIIYNAASGPGTAGGNGSPPPAGLTPPAKPDLAVQIQVFRDDEPVVTDPLHRISTEGATDLARIQYAAELKLAGLASGSYMLQVTIIDRIAKASASQRFKFWVD; encoded by the coding sequence ATGCGAGTTTCAAACTTGCTCAAACGGCTCGCAATCTTCTTCACCGCATTCTGCGCGTCTGCCATTTCCGCGGCCGCCCAACAACCGCAAAATCAAAATCCAGATGTAATCAGAGTCAACACATCCCTCGTCCAGACGGACGTGATGGTCTTTGATAAGCAGGGAAAATTTGTTGACGGGCTAAAGCGCGATCAGTTCGTGCTCAAGGTTGACGGCAAGCCGCGCGAGATTTCTTTCTTTGAGCTCGTCAAAGCCGGCAGCTCGAGCGAGGAGGCGCAGCTCGCGGCCGCGCGCGGCGTAGCGTCTAACGCCGGGGCGCCGGCGCCACTGGATCGGGGACGCCTGGTGTTTTTCTTTATCGACGATCTTCACCTGTCGGAAGGAAGTATGCATCACGCGCGAAAACTGCTGGCAGAGTTTGTCGATCGCGAGATGAGACAAAACGATCAGGTGGCGCTAATTTCCCCCAGCGGTCAAATCGGCTTTCTGCAGCAACTGACCGACAACAAGCAGGTGCTTTTGAAGGCTATTGAGCGGATGCGCGCTCGACCGTTCAAATCGGGCGACTATCAATCGCCACCAATGTCAGAGTTTCAGGCGCTGCGCATCGATATGCGCGACCGCGATGTGCTCGATCCCTTCGTCGATCAGGTTTTGCGAGATAACCCATTGCTCGGTCGCGCGCGCGCCGAAGAAGAGGTACGGGCGCGCGCATCCGCTATGCTGCGAATGGCCGCGGTGGGAACCACCAACACTTTGGCTTCGCTCCAATGGGTGATGGAAAAGTTTCGTTCGGCGCCGGGCCGCAAGGTGCTGTTCTTATTATCCGACGGCTTTTTTCTCGACTCCCGAAACTCTGATTCGTATGCGCGTCTGCGGAAGGTAACTGCTTCGGCCGCGTCTTCTGCGTTCGTAATCTATTCGATCGATGCGCGCGGGCTGGCCAACTTGCAGCCCGATGCGAGCACGCCGGTACTTTTTGATACCTCCGGCCGGATGACGCGCGGGACCATGGGTGAACTCGGCGCGTCGCAAGACGTACTGAATGCCCTGGCGAACGACACGGGCGGAAGGGCTTTCTTCAACAGCAACGCTTTGTCGGTGGCCGTCACCAGGGGGCTGAACGACGCCTCGGTTTACTATCTGCTCGCTTGGCGGCCAGACCCGAACGAAGAGCTCAATCCGAAACAACGACGGCTCGAGCTCAGTGTGATTGATCGTCCTGATTTGCACGTGCGCTCACGAAATAGTGTTGGTGAGGCGCCCAACGCCGCCCCGAAGAAGGCGGCGGCGCCGAGTGGAACCAGCAGAACGAACGAAGTCCGCAAGGATCTGCAAGCCGTAATGCCGAAGTCAGGCTTTCCCGTTAACCTCACCCTAAACTTCATCAACAGCGTCGAGAAGGGTGATGTGCTGATCAGCTCAGTCAGGCTGGTGCCGGCCACGCTTCATTTTGAGAACAAAGCCGGAGTTCCCACCGCGGCCATTCTGCTGACGGGCTTAGTTCTGAATGACGAAGGCAAGGTGCTGGATTCGTTCGACAAGCGATTGAACGTGCGCGCGAAATCTGCCGCAGACACCGAACGACCGCCGGACATTCTCTACACCAACTATTCAGTTTTGAAGCCCGGTCTGTACCAGGTCCGCGTCGTGGCTGCGGATGAAAATGGGGGGGCGGCGGGAAGCGCCTGGGAGTGGATTGAAATATCGGATTTTTCCGCGAAGAAACTCGCGCTGAGTTCGCTCCTCGTTGGCGAGCGCAAAGGCAGGTCCACCACTAATGACAGTACCCTCCCCGACGCCAACGCCGATCCGCTGTTAGCTCAGGTTGGTCTTAATGTCGCTCGCCGTTTCGCTTCATCCTCCTATCTGCGCTTTGTGACGATCATCTATAACGCCGCGAGCGGGCCGGGGACAGCAGGCGGTAATGGAAGTCCGCCGCCCGCCGGCCTCACGCCGCCGGCCAAACCTGACCTGGCGGTGCAGATCCAGGTGTTTCGCGATGACGAACCGGTGGTAACCGACCCACTACACCGGATAAGCACTGAGGGCGCGACGGATCTGGCGAGAATTCAGTACGCCGCGGAGCTGAAACTCGCGGGGCTTGCGTCCGGCAGCTACATGCTGCAAGTCACCATCATTGATCGCATCGCCAAGGCCTCAGCCTCACAACGTTTCAAATTCTGGGTTGACTGA